The following nucleotide sequence is from Cardiocondyla obscurior isolate alpha-2009 linkage group LG10, Cobs3.1, whole genome shotgun sequence.
cttaataaaaagagaagtcATTAAGGAGGGACGcttcgattattattattattgtgcAACGTTTATCGTTAATCTCGAAGATACTTGGACGCAATACAATTTTCGATCGCGTGTATATACCTAATAAGCGAATGATAATAATATGACAACAGGGATTTAAGTCAAAAGTGTAAGCATTGATAGTATGCGtaaaagagcgaaagagaaagagagagagagagaacaagaATACGAGTGAAACAAATCTTGTTTCGCCTAGTCCTTACGAATGCTTAATTAATTAGGCACGCGTATATCGCAAGCAAGTATCGCGCTTAATTCGCCGGAAATCGCGGAAGCTGTCCTCACGTTCGAATTTCTGTATCTTTTTGaatcctttcttttcttatgCCTCAGTGATTTCCGGCTTTCGGGCAGAAATCGATGACGATcgtaaaggaaaagaaaagatgtCAGATTATAATGAAAAGTGCGACGAAACTAGAAATATAAGGTTTACTGAAGTAAGTTAAGAGATAAGCTAATTAAAGTAACAGTTTATTGAAATACATTGTTGCAACTGCCATGCTGTGTGCCATTATATAACGAGTCACGTTTgtcgtaaaaagtaaaaataacaaaaaagaaaaaagaaaaaaaaaagaaaaaaggagaaagagagaaagaaaaaaaaagaaagaagaaatggAGAAAAGGAGCAAGTCGTTAGTGGACATACAAAGTAAGATGTAGTATGTCTGTGAAATATTTGTGTGTATCTGAGATCTTTTGATTTTTAACGCTTCGGAATCGTGGACGGTTACACCGTCGTCCTCTCACACGTCGCACTAAAATCTCACCCGATGTATTTGTTACGCAAATGTATACTGTACAATTGTAAAAGtgtaataacaattttattcaacatcaagggaaactttttttttttaaacgagagaaagaaatttacggGTCTTTTTTCATTCACACTCGGTCGACTTAGCTTTAAAGATAACGCTTTCATAAGTGAATAAACTCAACAGAATGAGAGAAACGTGTTGATAAGGTACGGAAAGGACGACGGGGTGAATACCCAGCAGTGAGATATCGCGAATGATGTCGTTTGACCTCGTGGAAATTGCGTAATGTGCTTTTGAGAAGCAATGTATGGAcattatgcaaaatatataataataataataataatattataatgaagTCTGCACAAGCACGTATGTGTGCTCACCGTCAGAAgtggcgttcgtggtgctgcgacggcggctagcgtacgtgatcttggcgcggggtgcgtcgaatctcacacgaagcacgcgcgtagatgtgttgcgTGGCACCGGCCACAGAGAACTGAGGGAGAACGCGGCCTCCTACACCTCCCcgtactcggcggccgagaatggggaaagtcacgtacgccagccgccgtcgccgctcgccgcagcaaatgccacaTCTGCCTTTCGGTGTACACATGACtttgcgcgaataaataaagCTCCGAAACGGAACTCACGACAAAATTCGGCACGACGATCCGTTTCTGCAATAACAAGATGTacaatcgcaaaaaaaaaaaaagaacaaagcaaaaaaaatttcgtattcCGTAAAGACAAATTTGTGTCTTTAGATGCATTTACTACGATGAATGCGGTAATTGCGATAAGATTGTTTTCTTTGCGTGTTACATagatctattaatttttctattgaCGAGTATCTTATTTGGATAATTGCTAGTTCTCTATAATTGCCGTATTTcgtctaaataaatttacatgtattaaattagaaaaaaaaaaaaaaatatgtatgcaCATATTATACACGCGGGAAAATCAcaactatattttattgatacaaatgcaaagaattaaaagtataaaaaatgttactcGATGAATTCTAATCAGTATAGCGATTCGTCGACCATCAAGCAGCAACGGATCACTACGATTACCGATTTCGTCAAACGCGATGTCTTACAAAAGCGACGAGTATAATCCACTCTTGTTAGTTGACAACCGATGGTGTGTGAGGTAACGAGGAAGAAAATCCTAAATAACCATGTAAAAATGAGACGACGACCCATCATAGATTCAAGCACAATAAGGATAGTAGGGCCAGGCACAATAAAATTCGGCCGTCACGTTGTAGGCAGCGATCTGTTAGAGCGACAACTCGTATAAGTATCCATATAGCGAGGCTATTAAATAAACACATATTGTCTATTGTCCGACGAGTGCATTTATTGTTGATGCTGACCGTTCCCTTCTGCAAGCCTCTAAGCAATTCGATAttgaatgaaataaatatctcaCGAAAGAAAAGcctaacatttatttaattaatttcctaaaTTCATAACCAAAATCACTGTATAAATGATCAATGTTGAATGTAATCGAGTCACAATATCTCGTGCACAATTGTGCTCAATATATAGCTGTAATTAAACAAGAACTAGATGTTactcaattttaaaatattaggaTTTACTTCATGTCCAATCTTCACTTAAACTTTACTTACTATCAACTTATAATTGGATGTACCAGAGCAATAAATTTGGACAGATggtattttacacaaataaaattgcaatattaacattttactaAAGTATACccacatacatataaaaacacacacatatataaatatgactACACGAATCTGGATGCTATTGCAATCAGTTTAGTATAATCTGCTCCTTTAGTATGAGtcttctctttcatttttgtCCGGAGTATGTGTGGAATAGGCACCTGTATCCTTGTACCTAGAGGTGTTCCATTGTCATCTATGAGTACCAGATTGTTGCTATCAAATTTGGGAATTTTTGGTGATTGCTTCTGCTTTAATCCAACTAAAAtgccctttttcttttcacctTTTATCGCAACTAAAATTCTATCccctaaataattaatacaacaaTGTTCGAATTAATACAATTCTATAAAGGAAAGTACTTTTTTCGTACAGTATTACGTTTTTACATCTCACCTATATATCCCACTCCTAAtttattgtagacatgtataCATCGTGGTGGTTTACCTTCCATCATAGCTTGTCTTCCTATTTCACTGTTGTCTACTACTCTTAAtcgagataatttaattatctgatTTTTAAAAGTTGACGTAGAAATACTTCTACTTATAACATTTAATACGGTAGAAGACAACATATTTCACCAATTTCTTTTCAGGATAATCTGAAATAtcaaataagataaaatttaaccataactattaaaattcgtaaatCTGAAGAAAACAGATCACCACGCTAATCTCTTCAAAATTTGGTTTTTCTGTAATCTTTTACACGTAGACAatgaatctaaaatttaaaattgtcgctttttaacattaaaaaaacaaaaagttcATACTCACGAGGTTAGATAAATTGTTACCTCTGACACATCTGTTACGTGACTATTTGCGCATACTCCGTGAGCATTCGCGAGCCATGATTCGATTTATTAGATTATCGCATTGGTCCGCTATTTTGACTCCAAGTCGCGGCAACttcaaattaacattttattatacatgtatattaaaagcaaagagagacaataaatattaataattagatttcttttcgttagaaaaaaaatttttacagacCTCCAAAGTACCGAGGTGATAACCACTTTGAACgggatttattattttcatgaTTAGATAAAACATAATCTGCCTTGTTCGTACTACTGATTCAAGGTTTTGAAATTCGGTATCggtacaatttataattaatatttagcatATATGGGATATCTGACATAGCGCCGATTAGGAGTATAAAAGTATTCATTTAACTAATCAAAATTGTtcaataacgaaataaaaatgcatacttttttaaatattttttattacgtatatttGTTTTAGACTTTACTTCGCATCTGTATACAACAAATTAgtcattgttaattatataaatcagCACGTTtcctatattattttttcttataaatatttttgtagatgtttcttattttttaaatataattactacTATGCcttgtaatataattacgttataaaacaatttagaCCTTTTTAATCCACCTTTAAAATATcactaataaaaattgaatcaCCCAGacaattagaaaagaaaatgtatattaataaataataaatggcATTGAAGtgttttcttttctgaaaATCAGAGTGAATCAAAGCAAGCCaatgaataaatttgcaaactatattattattaatcaaaagctgtacaatatttttattaatcctcAGCACTCATCTCATTTATAGATTATAgatttagttttataattaatttattaaaagtattcgTAGTTTTTTGTTATGTTTATTGAATTTACAAGTTTcataatcaaaattaataaaaatcaaaatagaACTCGTAATAAACTCATAAACGATTATCCGGaagttaatatattatatgagtgcagggaataaaattattaatgattaatatacaaataaatttgtgtatgtgtaaaatttataaatatataataaatattacatatttataaaaatttttattacaatatatattagaGGACTAACAGAAGGCACTTAAAAGAGACCATAACGAGAGTAAAATTAAACCCAAGCCTAAGGATGTATTACtgttttatattcttataagATATTGCTTTATATTTTCATCCCGTCAAGTTTTcattctaaatataatttatatataaagtacGAGTATACcctctaaataaaatttctacagAATCGAGAATTGTTCGCAATTAGCAAATACACACGTGTAAAATTTTGGaaattctaatataaaataatgcacgcAAATAGTTATCAGAATAATAATTcgaacataaaatatatttttgcaatgaACCAAAATTGCACTTTCTAGTAACAACGCAGTCCCACATTCACCAACAAAGATATTTCGACATAAgcattatctttttattactttctttttcaattaaataacgaagtatcataatcaaacattttcattaaaacaCTATAATAGAAAACATTTAATGTGTTTATCTtacattcttaaaaaatttttttataaaaatattgctagTAGTCGGCGTTTTGATTAGACCAAAAAaacatacatattatatactaATTAGATATAGTAACTTCGAGTgtatttgatatatatatatatatatatatatatatatatttatttaaatacgagATAATAGAACAATTTGATACTAGTTGAGCCTCTcaattgataataaatgagAACGTGTCAATGGTTTGCGTGTCAATGATTTGCGCTTACATAACTTGTCTCTCAACTATACATTTTTTAGAATAttcttgaaaaagaaatacacgGTCGATACTGTGTATTATCTGTCCATCTGTAAAGTATTGCACTAAAAACACTGATAATTTACAATGACAATGTTTTATTTAGATCTCTTAAAATCGTCACTTTTCTCGCTGGCAGTTTACTTATTAATGATATGTTATTAGAAGACTATAAATGCAGATCTATATATGCAACATGAATAatgcgtatattttatttaattctatcaGATTATTAATTCACTGGAAGTGCgaacataattatttaccaaacacataattaaatacaaatataaaatgtattaatctttttattgtatatattctATATTAAGTTGGCACTTGTATAGCTATATACGAAAATAAGTTATATTTGTAATCGATGTAAGGAAGAAGtctgcataaatttattttacgtgcaTAAGCTTAAATACTGCAGAAGAAAGCATTTGTTTAGACAATATTAGACAGTCGTATACTCTACTATAGCCGACAATTTATCGGCCCTTGTAATAAATGATGTAAATTAGgccatatatttaaaaattagcgATTTTAATGCAGTACttcacataaaaaatattttacaagcaTGAGATATGTGTTCTATGAATTTCGCAACGCCAAAAGCGTCAGTAATCattattcttatataaataatacgaTTCTTCTGTTAATATTTGTACATGTATACATCATATTT
It contains:
- the Mrpl14 gene encoding large ribosomal subunit protein uL14m, translating into MLSSTVLNVISRSISTSTFKNQIIKLSRLRVVDNSEIGRQAMMEGKPPRCIHVYNKLGVGYIGDRILVAIKGEKKKGILVGLKQKQSPKIPKFDSNNLVLIDDNGTPLGTRIQVPIPHILRTKMKEKTHTKGADYTKLIAIASRFV